In Candidatus Dormiibacterota bacterium, one DNA window encodes the following:
- a CDS encoding XdhC family protein, with amino-acid sequence MSLADDVLDRAAELRRRGETFVVATVVRVEPPTSAQAGDKALITADGKLWGWVGGSCSEGLVRREAMIAMGDAQPRLVKIAPDESPDHLPGVVSHLSTCPSAGKLDVFIDPQLPRPLLLLVGDTPAARTLVKLGATIGYKTCAVHPGAVPTDFPEADQVIGSLDLAPAQPNASTWAVVATMGHYDEDAIEALLGYDVAYIGLVASRRRAATVLGVLQGRGVRGLERVRRAADSSVGGSQEEIALATLAEIVAARHADQRRYAIPLPETAVDPICGMQVEVKGALHTLRVGETIHYFCGAGCLDAFKLREGQASTSRPSRGDS; translated from the coding sequence ATGTCACTCGCGGATGACGTGCTGGACCGGGCGGCGGAGCTGCGGCGGCGCGGCGAAACGTTCGTCGTCGCGACCGTCGTCCGGGTCGAGCCACCGACGTCGGCGCAGGCCGGCGACAAGGCGCTGATCACCGCCGACGGAAAACTCTGGGGATGGGTCGGCGGTAGCTGCTCCGAAGGGCTGGTGCGGCGCGAGGCGATGATCGCCATGGGAGACGCGCAGCCCCGACTGGTCAAAATCGCGCCCGACGAGTCGCCCGATCATCTACCCGGCGTCGTCTCGCATCTCAGTACCTGCCCGAGTGCCGGCAAGCTCGATGTCTTCATCGATCCGCAACTCCCACGACCGTTGCTGCTCCTCGTTGGCGATACGCCGGCGGCGCGCACCCTGGTCAAACTAGGTGCCACCATCGGGTACAAGACGTGTGCGGTGCACCCGGGCGCGGTTCCGACCGATTTCCCCGAGGCGGACCAGGTCATCGGCTCGCTCGACCTCGCGCCGGCGCAGCCCAACGCGAGCACATGGGCCGTTGTGGCGACGATGGGCCACTACGACGAGGATGCCATCGAGGCACTCTTAGGCTATGACGTCGCCTACATTGGACTGGTGGCCAGCCGCCGCCGGGCCGCCACCGTTCTCGGCGTCCTTCAGGGCCGAGGCGTCAGGGGCCTGGAACGGGTCCGCCGCGCCGCCGACAGCTCGGTGGGTGGGTCCCAGGAGGAGATCGCCCTGGCGACGCTCGCCGAGATCGTCGCCGCACGCCACGCGGATCAGCGCCGCTATGCGATCCCCCTGCCGGAGACCGCCGTCGATCCGATCTGCGGCATGCAGGTCGAGGTGAAGGGCGCCCTGCATACGCTCAGGGTCGGCGAGACCATCCACTACTTTTGCGGCGCCGGCTGCCTGGATGCGTTCAAGCTGCGGGAAGGTCAGGCGTCGACGTCCCGACCTTCCCGCGGTGACAGCTAG